The following proteins are co-located in the Thermomicrobiales bacterium genome:
- the atpG gene encoding ATP synthase F1 subunit gamma yields MASPREIRRRIRSVRNTAQITRALEMVSAAKMRRAQERVRAARPYAERLRTIIAGLAVAGESVDVSQFPLLEQRPINRVGVIIVTADRGQAGAFNTHIIRHAVHFLQESGHPADLVTVGRKGRDFFARTDQNVVAEFTQLGDNPSLDSLRPIIGVATEAFNKGELDAVYLIYSKFVNTLTQRPETLQLLPIEPPEDIPADQATADFIFEPDPRTVLEALLPRYVEVQVYQAMLESLASEHSARMVAMRAATDNARDFIDELTLSLNKARQAAITREVSEIAAGAAALGS; encoded by the coding sequence ATGGCGAGCCCACGAGAGATTCGGCGGCGTATTCGCTCAGTCCGAAACACAGCGCAGATCACCCGCGCGCTGGAGATGGTTTCGGCGGCGAAGATGCGTCGCGCCCAGGAGCGGGTGCGCGCGGCACGGCCGTACGCCGAGCGCCTGCGCACGATCATCGCCGGGCTTGCCGTGGCCGGTGAGTCGGTCGATGTGTCGCAATTCCCGCTGCTTGAGCAGCGCCCGATCAACCGTGTCGGCGTCATCATCGTGACTGCCGACCGCGGTCAGGCCGGCGCGTTCAACACGCACATCATCCGGCACGCGGTTCACTTCCTGCAGGAGTCCGGGCATCCGGCCGATCTCGTGACGGTCGGGCGCAAGGGCCGCGACTTCTTTGCCCGAACCGATCAGAACGTCGTTGCCGAGTTCACACAACTCGGCGACAACCCATCGCTCGATTCGCTGCGCCCGATCATTGGCGTCGCGACCGAAGCGTTCAACAAGGGTGAGCTGGACGCGGTCTATCTCATCTATTCGAAGTTCGTGAACACGTTGACCCAGCGGCCCGAGACGCTGCAATTGCTGCCAATCGAGCCACCCGAGGATATCCCGGCTGATCAGGCCACCGCAGATTTCATCTTTGAGCCGGATCCCCGGACGGTCCTTGAGGCCCTGCTCCCGCGTTACGTTGAGGTGCAGGTCTATCAGGCGATGCTGGAGTCGCTGGCCAGCGAGCACTCGGCACGCATGGTTGCCATGCGTGCGGCAACAGACAACGCACGCGATTTCATCGACGAGCTGACGCTGTCCCTCAACAAGGCCCGTCAGGCGGCGATTACGCGCGAGGTTTCCGAGATCGCGGCGGGTGCCGCGGCACTCGGGTCATAG
- the atpD gene encoding F0F1 ATP synthase subunit beta, whose amino-acid sequence MATTAVRGATGEVVQVQGAVVDVEFPPDHLPEIYNAIEVDMPGGNTLTLEAQQHLGNDWVRCVAMSSTDGLRRGSKAVDIGSSIRVPVGQSTLGRIFNVVGEPVDGNPDVDLTLTNSIHRPAPDFVDQSTSVEPFETGMKVVDLIAPFTKGGKTGVFGGAGVGKTVVIMELIRNIAAEHGGYSVFCGVGERTREGTQLYGEMQESGVIDKTAMVFGQMNEPPGARLRVALSGLTMAEYFRDEGRDVLLFIDNIFRFVQAGSEVSSLLGRMPSAVGYQPTLATEMGQLQERITSTRKGSITSVQAVYVPADDYTDPAPATAFAHLDATVSLERAIAEQGLFPAVDPLASTSRILDPLIVGEEHYRVAREVQRVLQRYRDLQDIIAILGIEELSDEDKQTVARARRIQRFLSQPMFVAEAFTGQSGKYVTREDTVRGFTEILEGRHDSLPEQAFYMVGPIEEAVEKAERMAAEG is encoded by the coding sequence GTGGCAACGACAGCCGTACGCGGAGCAACGGGTGAGGTCGTCCAGGTCCAGGGCGCCGTCGTCGACGTTGAGTTTCCGCCAGATCATCTTCCGGAGATCTACAACGCCATCGAGGTTGATATGCCCGGTGGCAACACGCTGACGCTTGAGGCACAGCAGCACCTCGGCAATGACTGGGTCCGCTGCGTGGCGATGTCATCGACCGACGGCCTGCGCCGTGGCTCGAAGGCGGTCGATATCGGCAGCTCGATCCGCGTGCCGGTCGGCCAATCGACGCTGGGTCGCATCTTCAACGTCGTTGGTGAGCCGGTGGACGGCAACCCGGATGTCGACCTTACACTGACCAACAGCATCCATCGCCCGGCCCCGGACTTCGTCGATCAATCGACCTCGGTTGAGCCGTTTGAGACCGGCATGAAGGTCGTCGACCTGATCGCCCCGTTTACCAAGGGTGGCAAGACCGGCGTCTTCGGCGGCGCTGGCGTCGGTAAGACCGTCGTCATCATGGAGCTGATCCGCAACATCGCCGCCGAGCACGGTGGCTATTCGGTCTTCTGCGGCGTCGGCGAGCGCACCCGCGAGGGCACGCAGCTCTATGGCGAGATGCAGGAGTCCGGGGTTATCGACAAGACGGCCATGGTCTTCGGCCAGATGAACGAGCCGCCAGGCGCGCGTCTGCGCGTGGCGCTCTCCGGTCTGACGATGGCGGAGTACTTCCGCGACGAGGGCCGCGACGTCCTGCTTTTCATCGACAACATCTTCCGCTTCGTGCAGGCCGGCTCCGAGGTGTCCTCGCTGCTCGGACGTATGCCGAGCGCCGTGGGTTATCAGCCGACACTGGCAACCGAGATGGGCCAGTTGCAGGAGCGGATTACCTCGACCCGCAAGGGCTCGATTACATCCGTGCAGGCGGTCTACGTTCCGGCCGACGACTACACCGACCCGGCCCCGGCAACGGCCTTCGCTCACCTCGACGCGACCGTCTCGCTTGAGCGCGCGATCGCCGAGCAGGGTCTGTTCCCGGCCGTCGACCCGCTGGCGTCGACCTCGCGAATTCTCGATCCGCTGATCGTCGGTGAAGAGCACTACCGCGTCGCCCGTGAGGTGCAGCGTGTGCTCCAGCGCTACCGCGACCTGCAGGACATCATCGCCATCCTCGGTATCGAGGAACTGAGCGACGAGGACAAGCAGACCGTCGCCCGCGCCCGCCGCATCCAGCGCTTCCTGTCGCAGCCGATGTTCGTGGCTGAGGCGTTCACCGGCCAGTCCGGCAAGTACGTCACCCGCGAAGACACCGTGCGCGGCTTCACCGAGATCCTCGAAGGCCGCCACGACTCCCTGCCGGAGCAGGCGTTCTACATGGTTGGCCCGATTGAGGAAGCGGTCGAGAAGGCCGAGCGCATGGCGGCAGAGGGCTAG